A window of the Desulfomonilaceae bacterium genome harbors these coding sequences:
- a CDS encoding branched-chain amino acid ABC transporter permease — translation MSGSKADSRKERLDRGIKVRSDGVYAISSWREITYLITPRLLFIVGLALAPLLLSGVPYWQRVISIVCAYSLLAIGFDFLANYVGLVSLGGGFYVGVGAYVAALLNTSLGVPPILSIPLAAIIGGVICTILFVPCLPLRGVYFAIVSLMYPLLAARIIEAFDLFGGTDGILGVEGFPNAWVEQYVLILAVLVAVFGLRRFVEEDIGLVFRGVKDNDQAVKASGINITVYKALGVFVASVLGCFAGACLSSMYMWAGLSQFAMDFSIIPIAATVVGGGGTLVGPVIGCLILVPVSELLRDFGSLRIAVYSVVLTGFIVFKSEGIIPYAARKYEQFERWVEI, via the coding sequence ATGTCCGGATCTAAAGCTGATAGTCGTAAAGAACGTCTGGATCGCGGCATCAAGGTTAGGTCCGACGGCGTCTACGCTATTTCCTCCTGGAGAGAAATAACCTACCTGATCACCCCGCGTCTGCTCTTCATTGTCGGGCTTGCCCTCGCTCCTCTTCTCCTGAGCGGAGTCCCTTACTGGCAGCGGGTCATTTCGATAGTGTGCGCATATTCTCTCCTCGCAATTGGTTTTGATTTTTTGGCCAATTATGTTGGTCTTGTCTCTCTCGGTGGAGGTTTTTACGTTGGTGTGGGCGCTTACGTTGCGGCGCTGCTAAATACCAGCCTTGGCGTTCCTCCCATTCTCAGCATTCCTTTAGCGGCTATTATTGGGGGCGTTATTTGTACTATTCTGTTTGTTCCGTGCCTGCCCCTCAGAGGTGTTTATTTCGCCATAGTCAGTCTGATGTATCCACTGCTCGCAGCTAGAATTATAGAAGCTTTCGATCTTTTCGGTGGAACTGACGGCATACTTGGTGTGGAGGGCTTTCCCAATGCCTGGGTCGAACAGTACGTCCTCATCCTGGCCGTGCTGGTAGCGGTATTTGGGCTCAGAAGGTTTGTTGAGGAAGATATCGGACTTGTGTTCAGGGGGGTCAAAGACAATGATCAGGCGGTGAAAGCCTCCGGGATCAATATCACCGTATACAAAGCCCTTGGGGTATTTGTCGCCTCGGTTCTGGGGTGTTTTGCAGGCGCGTGCCTTTCAAGCATGTACATGTGGGCAGGTTTGTCACAATTCGCCATGGATTTCTCCATTATTCCGATTGCGGCTACTGTCGTCGGCGGAGGAGGGACCTTGGTCGGCCCGGTGATTGGATGCCTGATCCTTGTCCCGGTTTCAGAATTACTCCGGGATTTCGGTTCACTCAGGATTGCAGTCTATTCTGTAGTTCTCACCGGATTTATTGTTTTCAAGTCTGAAGGAATAATACCGTACGCTGCTCGCAAATATGAGCAGTTTGAGCGTTGGGTGGAGATCTAG
- a CDS encoding ABC transporter ATP-binding protein has translation MSSEPLLSVQNVSKKFGGVLALSGINLDVFRGDIVGVIGPNGSGKTTLVNAITGFIKADTGKVFFNGRDITDTVPHKIAAQGLTRTFQVMRPYFSLPAYKNLIVPLFSPRARKTGGWRGGGKMGSRDTVAVDILEEIGFERDSYVPFKLASSLPTGYLKRLELARCLALRPELIICDEVFSGLSMSEMASMVPLIEKLQMEGITLIMVEHRLRELFRLAGRVVVLNFGCKIAEGTSDEVMAYPEVKEAYFGSEEVFDYV, from the coding sequence ATGAGTTCAGAGCCTTTATTGTCGGTTCAGAATGTAAGCAAGAAATTTGGTGGTGTCCTTGCCCTGTCAGGGATAAATCTGGATGTTTTTCGAGGAGACATTGTCGGGGTTATAGGCCCAAACGGCTCTGGAAAAACTACGCTTGTCAACGCGATTACTGGATTCATAAAGGCCGACACAGGCAAAGTATTTTTCAACGGTCGGGATATCACCGATACCGTTCCGCACAAGATCGCGGCCCAAGGACTTACCCGCACGTTTCAGGTAATGAGACCGTATTTCAGCCTCCCTGCCTATAAGAACCTTATTGTTCCACTTTTTTCGCCTCGAGCCCGTAAGACTGGAGGTTGGCGCGGCGGCGGAAAAATGGGCAGCCGAGATACTGTGGCGGTAGATATCCTCGAAGAGATAGGTTTTGAAAGAGATTCATATGTGCCGTTCAAGTTGGCGTCATCCCTTCCCACCGGTTATTTGAAGCGATTGGAACTTGCCAGATGTCTCGCTCTAAGACCAGAGCTGATAATATGCGACGAAGTATTTTCGGGACTGAGTATGAGCGAAATGGCCAGCATGGTTCCTCTCATTGAAAAACTTCAGATGGAGGGAATAACTCTTATCATGGTCGAGCATAGACTTCGGGAACTCTTTCGACTGGCAGGTCGGGTTGTGGTCTTGAACTTTGGCTGCAAGATCGCTGAAGGTACCTCTGATGAAGTAATGGCATACCCCGAAGTGAAGGAGGCCTATTTCGGCTCCGAGGAGGTATTCGACTATGTTTGA
- a CDS encoding ATP-binding cassette domain-containing protein, whose amino-acid sequence MFEAQGLMVFYENMLALNNVSLKCGANQIIGVFGANSAGKSTLMYTLSGIILDIQKKEEMAGGERITIRGHVTFKGMDIMVEKPSSRARKGIILCPERRRIFPESTVLENLKIGAYLATSAQAKETLDYVLGVFPALTRILKRLGGFLSGGEQQMLAIGRALMAQPTLLLLDEPLLGLSPSIQYLLAKAIKEIRTHRGMSIIVAEQYARPIIPIIDYGYILENGAAVVEGTKQTLMDNPDVKSAYFGS is encoded by the coding sequence ATGTTTGAAGCTCAAGGCCTTATGGTCTTTTACGAAAACATGCTGGCCTTGAACAATGTCAGTTTAAAATGCGGAGCAAATCAGATTATAGGAGTGTTTGGAGCGAACAGCGCAGGCAAGTCCACCTTGATGTACACTCTTTCCGGAATAATACTGGATATACAGAAAAAGGAGGAAATGGCCGGTGGGGAACGAATAACAATTCGCGGCCACGTTACGTTCAAAGGCATGGACATTATGGTTGAAAAGCCTTCCAGTAGGGCGAGGAAAGGCATCATCCTTTGTCCGGAACGTCGAAGGATCTTTCCAGAGAGCACAGTTCTGGAGAATCTCAAAATAGGCGCATACCTTGCCACATCCGCCCAAGCCAAGGAGACACTAGATTACGTGCTTGGCGTTTTCCCTGCCTTAACAAGAATTTTAAAACGTCTTGGCGGATTCTTGAGTGGCGGAGAACAGCAAATGCTCGCTATTGGCCGGGCCTTGATGGCCCAACCAACGCTTTTGCTTCTTGATGAGCCGCTTCTAGGATTGAGCCCCTCGATTCAGTATCTCCTGGCAAAAGCCATCAAGGAAATCAGGACGCATCGAGGTATGTCCATTATTGTCGCCGAACAGTACGCTCGTCCAATTATCCCGATAATCGATTATGGTTACATACTCGAAAACGGCGCCGCTGTAGTTGAAGGGACAAAACAGACGCTCATGGACAATCCTGATGTGAAATCCGCTTACTTCGGAAGCTGA
- a CDS encoding AMP-binding protein, whose amino-acid sequence MNHEYTFSRFESACQKYPDSTAVIFLGDRFSYSALRNKVYRFANGLTDLGVNKGDRVLLYLSNSIQMIIAYLAAQKIGAVVVLVSPIYTSHELEYMINDSQARVVICHDTNYGYVRETMGTTGLRHIVYTNLLDLVSVPKRAIAALFDKAPHGKVKGGPETIPFRSLLKSDPNPPEVEIDPVKDLSYILYTGGTTGFPKGVAGNHWGHTSYVNDITDVVFANHLKSGSDVYIAINPLFHIMALGLLMAVGLNCGNTTVLMPVPQVDAILSAIERYRVRWMLGVPALYRMILENDRQDTYDLKSLRYCYCGGDVLPREVIQRWKKRVGWPIYQVYGSTEAGHICYSRIDDGEPDQMSIGKPLPSRRVKIVDPDTLEPVSPGEVGELLVTSDYSIKAYLNKPEETARSFVDIDGESYYRTSDFVTHNAEGSITYVERSADILKHKGYRVSASEVEAVLQDHPVVVGACVVGVPDPKVGERVKAIVVLKDDAKGVGATDLINFCKEKLASYKVPSYIEFRDMLPKSKVGKLLRREIRDEEKRKVEKEKKPAPR is encoded by the coding sequence ATGAACCATGAATATACATTCTCCAGATTTGAATCCGCATGTCAGAAGTATCCCGATTCCACAGCCGTAATTTTTTTGGGCGACAGGTTCTCATACAGCGCATTAAGAAACAAAGTCTACCGTTTCGCTAACGGCCTTACAGACCTTGGAGTTAACAAGGGTGACCGTGTGCTGCTTTATCTGTCCAACTCAATCCAGATGATTATCGCGTATCTGGCCGCCCAGAAAATCGGCGCCGTCGTAGTTCTTGTTTCGCCAATTTATACATCCCATGAACTTGAGTATATGATAAACGACTCGCAAGCTAGAGTTGTAATCTGTCATGACACCAATTACGGATATGTCCGAGAAACAATGGGGACAACTGGATTACGGCACATAGTTTATACGAACCTGCTGGATCTGGTGTCTGTTCCGAAAAGAGCAATCGCTGCCCTATTTGACAAGGCCCCTCACGGGAAAGTCAAAGGAGGGCCTGAGACTATTCCTTTTCGAAGCCTGCTCAAATCCGACCCAAATCCCCCCGAAGTGGAGATAGATCCGGTAAAAGATCTCTCATACATTCTTTATACAGGTGGCACTACCGGATTCCCAAAGGGCGTAGCCGGCAACCATTGGGGGCATACTTCCTATGTTAACGATATCACGGATGTTGTTTTCGCCAACCATCTCAAATCAGGCTCTGACGTTTACATTGCGATAAACCCGCTGTTCCACATCATGGCCCTCGGACTCTTAATGGCGGTTGGTCTGAACTGCGGTAACACGACAGTGTTAATGCCTGTGCCTCAGGTGGACGCGATACTGTCTGCGATAGAGAGATACAGAGTTAGGTGGATGCTCGGTGTGCCGGCGTTGTACCGGATGATTCTGGAGAATGACCGGCAGGATACCTACGATTTGAAGTCGCTGCGATACTGCTATTGCGGCGGCGACGTTCTCCCACGGGAAGTCATACAGCGATGGAAAAAGAGGGTAGGCTGGCCGATATATCAGGTTTATGGGTCCACTGAAGCGGGCCACATCTGTTACAGTCGTATTGACGATGGTGAACCGGACCAGATGTCCATCGGAAAACCTCTTCCTTCAAGACGCGTCAAGATCGTTGATCCGGATACCCTCGAACCAGTATCGCCAGGAGAAGTCGGAGAACTGCTTGTTACTTCGGATTATTCCATAAAGGCATACCTGAACAAGCCTGAAGAAACGGCCAGGTCATTCGTGGACATTGATGGAGAGAGTTACTATAGGACCAGTGATTTTGTCACTCACAACGCCGAGGGTAGTATCACCTATGTAGAACGTTCCGCAGATATTTTAAAGCACAAAGGATATCGAGTGTCCGCGTCCGAGGTCGAGGCGGTCCTCCAGGATCATCCTGTAGTAGTCGGAGCATGCGTTGTAGGGGTTCCAGACCCGAAAGTGGGTGAACGGGTCAAGGCTATAGTTGTGCTGAAAGACGATGCAAAGGGGGTAGGCGCTACTGATCTGATTAACTTCTGCAAGGAAAAGCTCGCTTCCTACAAAGTCCCTTCATACATAGAATTCCGCGACATGTTGCCAAAATCTAAAGTAGGGAAATTGTTGCGTCGAGAAATCAGGGATGAGGAAAAACGTAAGGTCGAGAAAGAAAAAAAACCGGCGCCAAGATAA
- a CDS encoding TusE/DsrC/DsvC family sulfur relay protein — translation MPTLEIEGRTFDVDEDGFLQDPDLWNEEVASLFAKTEGIDEMTEEHWKVVHYLRNYYLEFNIAPMIRKVCKDTGFKLKKIYELFPSGPAKGACKVAGLPKPTGCV, via the coding sequence ATGCCTACGCTTGAAATTGAAGGCAGAACCTTTGACGTTGATGAAGACGGTTTCCTTCAAGATCCGGATCTCTGGAATGAAGAAGTTGCGTCTCTGTTCGCGAAGACCGAAGGTATTGATGAAATGACCGAAGAGCATTGGAAGGTTGTTCACTACCTGAGAAATTACTACCTGGAATTCAACATTGCTCCGATGATTCGTAAAGTGTGCAAGGATACAGGATTCAAGCTGAAAAAAATCTACGAGCTGTTTCCCTCAGGACCAGCCAAAGGCGCATGTAAGGTGGCGGGCTTGCCGAAACCTACAGGGTGCGTTTAA
- a CDS encoding tetratricopeptide repeat protein — MITSFVPMKHSTDVFMDKALRRSISAAVLVIMVMLLVGTTSAQDYLDYYERGEFALRVEKWDSAIDFFSKSIADNPSFFVAYHNRAIAYSKKGEYDKSIADLKKAVQLNPDYPDAYGLMGLLYEIKKNYASALEAYKEASSREKRPAAKKLLQKYIQDMEAKIKKPAGN; from the coding sequence ATGATAACATCGTTTGTTCCTATGAAGCATTCAACAGACGTTTTTATGGACAAAGCATTGAGACGATCTATTTCCGCCGCTGTTCTCGTCATAATGGTCATGTTGCTCGTGGGGACAACGAGCGCTCAAGATTACCTCGACTATTATGAACGGGGCGAATTCGCGCTCCGTGTAGAGAAATGGGACAGCGCAATAGATTTTTTTTCAAAATCGATCGCTGACAACCCCAGTTTTTTTGTGGCTTACCATAATCGGGCAATCGCGTATTCGAAGAAAGGTGAATATGACAAAAGTATCGCGGACCTGAAAAAGGCGGTTCAGCTAAACCCGGATTATCCTGACGCTTACGGTTTGATGGGACTTCTTTACGAGATAAAGAAGAATTACGCGTCAGCGCTTGAAGCCTATAAGGAAGCCTCTTCAAGAGAGAAACGACCCGCGGCCAAGAAACTGTTGCAAAAATACATACAGGATATGGAAGCCAAGATAAAGAAACCTGCCGGAAATTGA
- a CDS encoding TerC family protein has protein sequence MPIMDFGILGTINLNWEFFTALVSIIVINIVLSGDNAVVIAMAVRSLPRAQRQKGILVGAAGAVVLRVILTFFVARFLQTPYLKLIGGALILWLAVKLFVDTNPENDSDKEASTIWQALKIIVIADITMSLDNMLGVGAASKGNLFLLIFGLTTSIPIMIFTSNLLSMLMDKYPIIITIGAALLGKVGAEMIVTDPVLEQFLPHSELFIYLIEAISAIGVVMIGKLWVWAGALEKNH, from the coding sequence ATGCCGATCATGGATTTCGGTATACTTGGGACGATCAATTTAAATTGGGAATTCTTCACTGCCCTTGTCAGTATTATTGTCATTAATATTGTGCTTTCCGGCGATAACGCGGTGGTTATCGCCATGGCGGTCAGGTCCCTGCCTCGCGCTCAACGGCAAAAAGGAATTTTGGTGGGGGCGGCTGGAGCAGTAGTACTTAGAGTGATTCTGACATTCTTTGTCGCCCGTTTCCTCCAGACCCCATACCTGAAACTAATCGGCGGGGCCCTCATCCTATGGCTCGCAGTAAAACTCTTTGTGGATACCAATCCCGAAAACGACTCGGACAAGGAAGCGTCAACAATCTGGCAGGCGTTGAAGATCATTGTGATCGCCGACATAACCATGTCTCTGGACAATATGCTGGGAGTGGGAGCAGCTTCAAAAGGCAACCTGTTTCTTCTGATTTTCGGCCTTACCACCAGCATTCCGATAATGATCTTCACGAGCAATCTTCTCTCCATGCTCATGGACAAGTATCCGATAATTATTACTATCGGCGCTGCGCTCCTGGGAAAAGTTGGAGCCGAGATGATTGTGACGGATCCAGTCTTAGAACAATTTCTCCCTCACAGTGAGTTGTTCATTTACTTGATTGAGGCAATTTCAGCAATCGGGGTCGTCATGATAGGTAAGCTCTGGGTGTGGGCCGGCGCCCTGGAAAAGAATCATTGA
- a CDS encoding cytidylate kinase-like family protein gives MAIWTISRQFGSGIREIRYEIAAALHYSYADKKIIMNEIRERGGKWEKWANEFDQSTPTTWEKYDWSFKGFGALLQSILLRHALQDNVILAGRGSNFLLEDVPHAYRVRFVAPIEQRIERIAQWESVDTKKAMSIAKKTDRERAGFVSALYGRDMNDPGSYDAVFDTGAIPHEKIVVIVKEALLAKDKLKTDRAQNILKMRAIAARVKAGLTIDTKLYVPTLEVDCTETELLVRGIVHNSGQYSRIEVAARELAGDTPVKIELRFRS, from the coding sequence ATGGCGATTTGGACCATTTCAAGACAGTTCGGAAGCGGCATAAGGGAAATCCGCTACGAAATTGCAGCGGCATTGCATTATTCCTATGCCGACAAAAAAATTATCATGAACGAAATACGGGAGAGAGGGGGAAAATGGGAGAAATGGGCCAACGAGTTCGACCAAAGCACTCCCACCACATGGGAAAAGTATGACTGGTCCTTCAAAGGTTTTGGGGCTCTTCTTCAAAGTATCCTTCTTCGTCATGCCCTTCAGGACAATGTAATCTTGGCTGGTAGGGGATCAAATTTTCTTCTTGAAGACGTCCCGCATGCATATCGGGTCCGGTTTGTGGCCCCGATCGAACAACGAATAGAGAGGATAGCGCAGTGGGAGTCTGTTGATACCAAGAAAGCGATGTCTATCGCTAAAAAGACGGATCGTGAAAGAGCAGGATTTGTCAGCGCTTTATATGGTAGAGACATGAATGATCCTGGTTCTTATGACGCGGTGTTCGACACCGGCGCAATTCCCCATGAAAAAATTGTCGTCATTGTAAAAGAAGCGCTTTTAGCCAAAGACAAGTTAAAAACGGACAGAGCGCAGAATATTCTCAAAATGAGAGCTATAGCGGCTAGAGTAAAGGCTGGACTCACTATAGACACTAAACTTTATGTCCCCACACTAGAAGTTGATTGCACTGAAACTGAACTCCTGGTACGAGGGATTGTCCACAATTCAGGTCAATATTCTCGAATCGAGGTGGCTGCTCGGGAATTAGCCGGGGACACCCCTGTAAAGATCGAACTTCGGTTCAGATCGTAA
- a CDS encoding DUF5309 family protein translates to MAADVSDFLKLWTQSDQASERMLQKFLLVGLDKIVQGQSDALSKIGIGPPASGPVIRWMEEWGYPSQISAMLDESTMTFSGRLFGKNIDSELVRKVIREGTILERPMDGSQVKVISLNGLSATISPYGGSILSDDLIETAWDIIAEAWSDYRDAEDPRSLERTFREVGTQIHAETFEIPKTRKNTKYEIVGNEVEHQISSLLEKLRRQLAYAVLRSRPFHDGSGFVYGNKTEESTMCGLCSWPLVTQSEVPNPKVYVNKASQVLVKDDLDNLALSLWLDEQADLNQGDWWIVCHPLISRYIHDFDISYRQTERSDTGIGFYVDHFDSKIGKSFPILPERYMRPDTLIIVNFEAAKYGYYANDRMERKEISTQGRYQRWLISFQTYGVVLRNPRANIGMIYGLEH, encoded by the coding sequence ATGGCCGCTGACGTGAGCGATTTTCTCAAGCTTTGGACTCAAAGTGACCAGGCGTCTGAGCGAATGTTGCAGAAATTCCTGTTGGTAGGACTGGACAAAATAGTTCAGGGACAAAGTGACGCTCTTTCCAAAATTGGGATCGGCCCGCCGGCGTCCGGCCCGGTGATTCGCTGGATGGAGGAGTGGGGTTATCCATCTCAGATATCGGCTATGCTGGATGAATCGACTATGACCTTTTCGGGCCGTTTGTTCGGAAAGAATATTGACTCTGAATTGGTTCGCAAGGTGATCAGGGAAGGGACCATCCTTGAGAGGCCGATGGACGGCTCCCAGGTCAAGGTCATTTCCCTTAATGGCCTGAGCGCCACCATTTCACCGTATGGTGGGAGCATCCTGAGTGATGACCTCATCGAAACTGCATGGGACATAATTGCGGAAGCGTGGTCGGATTATCGGGACGCTGAGGATCCCCGATCCCTGGAAAGGACCTTCCGTGAGGTAGGAACACAAATTCACGCGGAGACCTTTGAAATTCCCAAGACGAGAAAAAACACCAAGTACGAAATAGTGGGCAATGAGGTTGAACACCAAATATCTTCATTGCTGGAAAAATTGAGAAGACAGCTTGCTTACGCGGTATTGAGATCCAGGCCTTTTCACGACGGGTCCGGCTTTGTTTACGGAAACAAGACGGAAGAATCCACCATGTGTGGATTGTGCTCCTGGCCTCTGGTTACACAGTCGGAGGTCCCAAATCCCAAAGTATATGTGAATAAGGCGTCGCAGGTTCTGGTAAAGGATGATCTTGACAACCTTGCTCTGAGTCTCTGGCTGGATGAACAGGCGGACCTGAACCAGGGAGACTGGTGGATCGTGTGTCACCCGTTGATCAGCCGATACATTCACGATTTTGACATCAGTTATAGACAGACAGAGCGATCTGACACGGGAATAGGTTTTTATGTAGACCACTTTGATTCTAAAATAGGAAAGAGTTTTCCAATTCTCCCCGAACGTTACATGAGACCCGACACGTTGATAATCGTAAATTTCGAGGCAGCCAAATATGGTTATTACGCGAACGACAGAATGGAGAGAAAAGAAATTTCTACCCAGGGACGATACCAGCGATGGCTGATATCATTCCAGACTTATGGAGTTGTATTGCGCAATCCACGGGCCAATATCGGGATGATCTACGGGTTGGAACATTAA
- a CDS encoding PIN domain-containing protein produces MIFKDEIANRYELITSNYILDQTYTLLLINIGYERTVAFHRQLEMLIKAGVLQVIQLSENIVEKAWNIFEKYNQDKCWSFTDCTSYAAMKELDIDEVSSFDRHFEQMGLIRKP; encoded by the coding sequence ATGATTTTTAAAGATGAAATCGCAAATCGATACGAATTGATCACATCTAATTATATCCTGGATCAAACTTATACCCTTCTATTGATAAACATAGGATATGAAAGGACTGTAGCCTTTCACAGGCAGTTAGAAATGTTGATAAAAGCCGGCGTGCTTCAGGTTATTCAACTATCAGAGAATATCGTTGAAAAGGCATGGAATATTTTTGAAAAATACAATCAGGACAAGTGTTGGTCTTTTACAGATTGTACTTCCTATGCAGCTATGAAAGAGCTTGATATTGATGAGGTTTCTTCATTTGATCGACATTTTGAACAGATGGGACTCATAAGGAAACCTTGA
- a CDS encoding HU family DNA-binding protein: MTKAEMVDKLAEKGQMTKKLASESIDLVFSAISDVLVAGDEISLPGFGKFSVIVRQARTGLNPRTQEKLNIPETKVPKFTAAKALKESIK; the protein is encoded by the coding sequence ATGACAAAAGCTGAAATGGTGGACAAACTTGCAGAGAAGGGCCAGATGACGAAAAAACTCGCTTCAGAATCGATTGATCTGGTCTTTTCGGCTATTTCTGACGTGTTGGTTGCGGGCGATGAGATCTCATTACCGGGATTCGGAAAGTTCTCAGTAATTGTCAGACAAGCTCGGACAGGTTTGAATCCCCGCACCCAGGAAAAACTCAACATCCCGGAAACCAAAGTTCCAAAGTTTACCGCAGCAAAGGCCCTCAAAGAATCGATAAAGTAG
- a CDS encoding glycoside hydrolase family 130 protein encodes MAIYHKDPIVRRFEGNPILTKDHVPYPVVTVHNAAAVKIRGEYILVFRSHLRNGRSILGLARSKDGYNFTVDPAPFMVPAREGVFAEYEEFGIEDPRICQIDDDFLITYSAYSRHGVRIGLGKTSDFRSVERVALITQADCRNVVIFPGKFQGRFARLDRPHTEIAPWSIWISFSPDLVHWGDSRVIMKPAPYHWDQMKVGPGATPFRTSKGWLHIYHGVFQTMDGAVYRLGVALHDLEDPAKILGVADEWILQPEDPWEVSGYVHNVVFTCGAIPEEDGTVKIYWGGADTVMCMGTAVIDDLVDLCLKVPRPPD; translated from the coding sequence ATGGCCATTTATCACAAGGACCCCATAGTCCGTCGCTTCGAAGGTAACCCGATCCTCACGAAGGATCATGTCCCATACCCAGTTGTGACAGTCCACAATGCGGCGGCAGTCAAAATTCGGGGGGAATACATACTGGTTTTCCGTTCGCATCTCAGGAATGGCCGTTCCATACTGGGATTGGCGAGGAGCAAAGACGGCTACAATTTCACGGTTGACCCGGCGCCCTTCATGGTGCCTGCGAGAGAAGGCGTTTTCGCTGAGTATGAGGAATTCGGAATTGAAGATCCTCGTATATGTCAAATTGACGATGATTTTCTCATCACTTACAGCGCTTATTCCAGGCATGGTGTAAGAATAGGTCTTGGCAAAACTTCTGATTTTAGGTCCGTTGAACGAGTAGCCCTGATCACGCAAGCTGATTGTCGCAATGTCGTGATCTTTCCCGGCAAGTTTCAAGGGCGATTTGCTCGTCTTGACCGCCCGCACACTGAAATAGCTCCGTGGTCTATCTGGATCTCCTTTTCCCCTGATCTTGTTCACTGGGGTGATTCTCGAGTGATCATGAAGCCTGCCCCTTACCATTGGGATCAGATGAAAGTCGGCCCGGGAGCAACGCCTTTTCGGACATCCAAAGGCTGGCTTCATATATATCACGGGGTCTTCCAGACCATGGATGGAGCGGTTTATCGGCTGGGCGTGGCGCTGCACGATCTTGAAGATCCAGCAAAGATTCTTGGCGTTGCTGACGAGTGGATTCTTCAACCCGAGGACCCATGGGAGGTGTCGGGTTATGTTCACAACGTTGTCTTTACCTGTGGCGCAATCCCCGAAGAAGATGGCACTGTGAAGATCTATTGGGGTGGAGCTGATACCGTAATGTGCATGGGAACGGCAGTGATAGATGATCTGGTAGATTTATGCCTGAAAGTTCCGCGACCCCCCGATTAA